A genome region from Kogia breviceps isolate mKogBre1 chromosome 13, mKogBre1 haplotype 1, whole genome shotgun sequence includes the following:
- the STX11 gene encoding syntaxin-11 — protein MKDRLVELVELTKRYEQQFPDQDNEFDSPPEDIVFETDHILESLYRDIQDLQDENQQLTADVKRLGKQNTRFLTSMRRLSSIKRDTNSIARDIKARGESIHRKLSAMKALSEAAEAQHGAHSAVARIARAQYSALSRPFQAAMHEYNQAEMKQRENCKIRIQRQLEIMGKDVSGDQIEDMFEQGKWDVFSENLLADVKGARAALNEIESRHREMLRLESRIRDLHDLFLQMAVLVEQQADTLDVIEVNVQKTLDYTGQAKVQVRKAVQYKKNPCRTVCCPCLN, from the coding sequence ATGAAGGACAGGCTAGTAGAACTTGTGGAGTTAACCAAGCGGTATGAACagcagttcccagaccaggacaatGAATTTGACTCGCCCCCCGAGGATATCGTGTTCGAGACGGACCACATCCTGGAATCCTTGTACCGAGACATCCAGGACCTTCAGGATGAAAACCAGCAGTTGACTGCCGACGTGAAGCGGCTGGGAAAGCAGAACACCCGCTTCCTCACGTCCATGCGGCGCCTCAGCAGCATCAAGCGGGACACCAACTCGATTGCCAGGGACATCAAGGCCCGGGGTGAGAGCATCCACCGCAAGCTGAGCGCCATGAAGGCGCTGAGCGAGGCCGCCGAGGCCCAGCACGGCGCGCACTCGGCCGTGGCGCGCATCGCGCGCGCACAGTACAGCGCTCTCAGCCGCCCGTTCCAGGCCGCCATGCACGAGTACAACCAGGCCGAGATGAAGCAGCGCGAAAACTGCAAGATCCGCATCCAGCGCCAGCTGGAGATCATGGGCAAGGACGTGTCGGGCGACCAGATCGAGGACATGTTCGAACAAGGCAAGTGGGACGTGTTCTCAGAGAACCTGCTGGCTGACGTGAAGGGCGCGCGGGCAGCCCTCAACGAGATCGAGAGCCGCCACCGCGAGATGCTGCGGCTGGAGAGCCGCATCCGCGACCTGCACGACCTCTTCCTGCAGATGGCCGTGCTGGTGGAGCAGCAGGCTGACACCCTGGACGTCATCGAGGTCAACGTGCAGAAGACCCTCGACTACACCGGCCAGGCCAAGGTGCAGGTGCGCAAGGCCGTGCAGTACAAGAAGAACCCCTGCCGGACCGTCTGCTGTCCCTGCCTCAACTAG